The Streptomyces sp. NBC_00569 genomic sequence CGGGCGCGGACGCCATCCACCCCGGCTACGGATTCCTGTCGGAGAACGCGGAGTTCGCCCAGGCCGTCCTGGACGCCGGTCTGATCTGGATCGGCCCGCCCCCGCAGGCCATCCGCGACCTGGGTGACAAGGTCGCCGCCCGGCACATCGCCCAGCGCGCCGGCGCGCCGCTCGTCGCCGGCACCCCGGACCCCGTGTCCGGGTCCGAGGAGGTCGTCGCGTTCGCCCGCGAACACGGCCTGCCCATCGCCATCAAGGCCGCCTTCGGCGGCGGCGGCCGCGGCCTCAAGGTCGCCCGCACCCTCGAAGAGGTCCCCGAGCTCTACGACTCCGCCGTGCGCGAAGCCGTCGCAGCGTTCGGCCGCGGCGAATGCTTCGTCGAGCGCTACCTCGACAAGCCCCGCCACGTGGAGACCCAGTGCCTGGCCGACACCCACGGCAACGTGGTCGTCGTCTCCACCCGCGACTGCTCCCTGCAGCGCCGCCACCAAAAACTCGTCGAAGAAGCCCCCGCGCCGTTTTTGACGCCGGCCCAGAACGAGCAGCTCTACACCGCCTCCAAGGCCATCCTCAAGGAAGCCGGCTACGTCGGCGCCGGCACCGTCGAGTTCCTCGTCGGCCTGGACGGCACCATCTCCTTCCTCGAGGTCAACACCCGCCTCCAGGTCGAACACCCCGTCACCGAAGAGGTCGCCGGCATCGACCTCGTGCGCGAGATGTTCCGCATCGCCGACGGCGAGGCCCTCGGCTACGACGACCCCGCCCTGCGCGGCCACTCCTTCGAGTTCCGCATCAACGGCGAAGACCCCGGCCGCGGCTTCCTGCCCGCCCCCGGCACCGTCACCCGCTTCGCCCCGCCCACCGGCCCCGGCGTCCGCCTGGACGCCGGCGTCGAGACCGGCAGCGTCATCGGCCCCGCCTGGGACTCCCTGCTCGCCAAGCTGATCGTCACCGGCGCCACCCGCGAACAGGCCCTGCAACGCGCCGCCCGCGCCCTGGCCGAGTTCGAGGTCGAAGGCATGGCCACCGCCATCCCCTTCCACCGCGCCGTCGTCGTCGACCCGGCCTTCACCAGCGACCCGTTCACCATCCACACCCGCTGGATCGAGACCGAGTTCGTCAACGAGATCAAGCCCTTCGCCGCCACCCCCGACACGGACAGCGACGAAGAAGCCGGCCGCGAAACCGTCGTCGTCGAAGTCGGCGGCAAGCGCCTCGAGGTGTCCCTCCCGGTCTCACTGGGCATGTCCCTGGCCCGCACCGGCCTCGCCGCCGGCGCCAAGCCCAAACGACGCGCCGCGAAGAAGTCCGGACCGGCCGCCTCCGGCGACACCCTCGCCTCCCCCATGCAGGGCACCATCGTCAAGGTCGCCGTCGAGGAAGGCCAGGAAGTCAAGGAAGGCGACCTCGTCGTCGTCCTCGAAGCCATGAAGATGGAACAACCCCTCAACGCCCACCGCACCGGCATCATCAAGGGCCTCAACGCCGCCATCGGCGCCTCCATCACCTCCGGCGCCACCATCTGCGAGATCAAGGACTGACCCCGACCCGCACTCAGAGCGCCCGACACGAACGCCCGGCGGACCCCGACACGGTCCACCGGGCGTTCGCGTTGTTCCGGTCCGTGGTCCTGCCGTCGCGCGATCAGGCATCCTGGAGAGCGCGCGCACGACCAGGGAGGACCGATGACGACCGGCACGGACCAGACGGACCGGCCCCGCCCGGCCCCTTCCGTACGCCCCATGCGGGCCGACGCACGCCGGAACTACGAGCGGCTGCTCGCGGAGGCGCGTGCGGCGTTCGCGGAGCACGGCACGGGCGCGTCCCTGGAGGACGTGGCGCGGCGCGCGGGCGTCGGCATCGGGACGCTCTACCGGCACTTCCCGAACCGGCACGCGCTGATGAGCGCGGTCTTCGAGGACGCGGTGAACGATCTGCTGGCGCGCTCACGGGCGCTGCTCGCGGACCCGCAGCCATGCTCGGCGCTGGTGGCATGGCTGCGCGACATCATCACTCATGCGGGTGAGTACCGTGGGCTCTCACGGGCCCTCATGTCGGCGTCGCACGACGCCAGTTCGGCCCTGTCGCGGTGCAGTACGCCGATGCGCGAGGCGGGCCAGGCCCTGCTGTCCAGGGCGCAGCGGGCGGGCGCCGTGCGCGCGGACGTGTCGATCGGCGATCTGCTTCAGCTGACCAACGCGATCGCGCTGGCCGCGGAGGAGACCCCGGACGACCCGGAACTGGCGGATCGTTTGCTCCGGCTGACTCTGCGAGGCATCACCGCGGGCTAGCGAGCGTCCGACGGCAACCCGCAGCCGTATGGGGAGAGCTCCGCACCGGGTTCGGCCCCGCCCGGAGTGCTGCTCAGCGCCGCCGGAGGTCGGCCACCCTCACCGCACGCTCAGGGGGTGCCTGGTCGAGGGCGGAAGCGCTGCGCAGCTGGGGGCCGCCCGGGAGCTGGGTGCGGCGCTGGCCCGGCAGAGGTACGTCCCGGCGCGTCTGCCGCGCCGGGACGGGATCTCCCCCCGCCGGCCCGGTTCCGGTCGCCGAGGGTCCTGCGATCGCGATCTGCACCCCCTGGTCGGCGAGTGCCTGGAGTTCGGTGACGGCGCGGTCGTCATGGGCGGGCGGTTCGTCCGTCACGAGGCGCGTGATCACATCGGTCGGCACCGTCTGGAACATCGTGTCGGTGCCGAGTTTGGAGTGGTCGGCGAGGACGACGACCTCAGCGGCGGCCTGTACCAGCGCGCGGTCGACGGAGGCCGACAGCATGTTGGACGTGGAGAGGCCGCGTTCGGCGGTCAGACCACTGCCGGAGAGGAAGGCGCGGGAGACTCTGAGTCCCTGGAGGGACTGCTCGGCCCCACTGCCCACGAGTGCGTAGTTGGATCCGCGCAGAGTGCCGCCCGTCATGACGACCTCGACCCTGTTGGCATGGGCCAACGCCTGTGCCACCAGAAGGGAGTTGGTGACGACGGTCAGCCCGGGCACCCGCGCGAGCCGGCGTGCCAGCTCCTGCGTGGTCGTACCCGCGCCCACCACAATGGCTTCGCCTTCTTCGACGAGGCCCGCGGCGAGGTCGGCGATGGCCGTCTTCTCTGCGGTCGCGAGATGTGATTTCTGCGGAAAGCCGGACTCCCGCGTGAATCCGCCCGGCAATACCGCACCGCCATGCCGGCGGTCGAGGAGTCCTTCTGCCTCCAGTGCGCGCACGTCCCGCCGTACGGTCACTTCGGAGGTCTGGACGACGCGGGCGAGCTCCCGGAGCGATACCGCTCCATTGGCCCGCACCATTTCGAGGATCAATTGACGACGTTCTGCAGCGAACACGAAACTGACAGTAACCCCAACGACCGTCTGCTTTCAGCAGTTTGCGCCGAATAACAGAAGTTGTTCGCACGGAACCGCAGGAAGTGGTATAGACGCCTATCTCCCGCGCCTATGCCCACCGCAGGGCCGGCAACAGGCTGTGACCTGCGGGAAGTTAATCGTGTTCGGTGAAATCGCGGCCGTCAGGCTTCGTCGGCCGTCTTTCGCGTGTGCAGCTGACGCGCCACCTCGGCGATCGAGCCCGAAAGTGACGGGTACACGGTGAACGCGTTCGCGATCTGCTCGACCGTCAGGTTGTTGTCGACCGCGATCGAGATGGGATGGATCAGTTCGCTCGCGCGCGGGGCGACGACCACGCCGCCCACCACGATTCCCGTGCCGGGACGGCAGAAGATCTTGACGAAGCCGTCGCGGATGCCCTGCATCTTGGCGCGCGGGTTGCGCAGCAGCGGCAGCTTCACCCCGCGGGCGTCGATCTTCCCGGCGTCGACGTCGGCCTGCGTGTAGCCGACCGTGGCGATCTCGGGGTCGGTGAAGACGTTCGAGGAGACCGTCTTGAGGTTCAGCGGGGCCACCGCGTCGCCGAGGAAGTGGTAGACGGCGATGCGGCCCTGCATGGCGGCCACGGAGGCGAGCGCGAAGACGCCGGTCACGTCACCGGCGGCGTACACGCCGGGAGCGGTGGTCCTGGAGACCTTGTCGGTCCAGATGTGCCCGGAGTCCCTGAGCTTGACCCCGGCCTCCTCGAGGCCCATCCCGCTGCTGTTCGGGATGGCGCCGACGGCCATCAGGCAGTGGGTGCCGGAGATGACGCGCCCGTCGGAGAGGGTGACCTCGACGCGGTCGCCGACGCGCTTGGCGGACTGGGCGCGCGAACGGGCCATGACGTTCATGCCGCGGCGGCGGAAGACGTCCTCCAGGACGGCGGCGGCGTCCGGGTCCTCACCGGGCAGGACGCGGTCGCGGCTGGACACGAGGGTGACGCGGGAGCCGAGGGCCTGGTAGGCGCCGGCGAACTCGGCGCCGGTGACGCCGGAACCGACCACGATGAGCTCTTCGGGGAGCTCGTCGAGGTCGTAGACCTGGGTCCAGTTGAGGATGCGCTCGCCGTCGGGCTGGGCGTCGGGCACCTCGCGGGGGTGACCGCCGGTGGCGATCAGGACGGCGTCGGCGGTGAGGGTCTCCTCGGTGCCGTCGGCGGTGCGCACGACGACCTTGCGGGAGCCGTCGGCGGCCTGCTGGCCCTCCAGGCGGCCACGGCCGCGCATCACGCGGGCGCCTGCCCGGGTGACGGACGCGGTGATGTCGTGGGACTGGGCGAGCGCGAGGCGCTTCACACGCCGGTTGACCTTGCCGAGATCCACGCCGACGACCCGCGCGGGGCTGTCGATGTGCGGGGTGTCGTCGGCGACGATGATCCCCAGTTCCTCGTACGACGAGTCGAAGGTGGTCATCACCTCGGCCGTCGCGATCAGGGTCTTGGACGGGACGCAGTCGGTGAGCACCGACGCCCCGCCCAGGCCGTCGCAGTCGACGACGGTCACCTCCGCGCCGAGCTGGGCAGCCACGAGGGCCGCCTCATATCCGCCAGGTCCGCCACCGATGATCACGATCCGAGTCACGTACTCCATTGTCCCGCACGCTTCAAGTGCTTTCGCCCCGGGGGCCTCCGTCCGTGCGCGTCCCACGTCGGAGGGGCTTCTGTTACAGGAGAGACCCCGGCCACACCTGCCGTACCCTCGACCACATGTCGCTCTACGCCGCATACGCCGGCAATCTCGACGCGCGGCTGATGACGCGCCGCGCACCGCACTCGCCGATGCGCGCGACGGGCTGGCTCAGCGGCTGGCGGCTGACGTTCGGGGGCGAGCACATGGGCTGGGAAGGCGCGCTCGCGACCCTCGTCGAGGCGCCCCGCTCGCAGGTCTTCGTCGCGCTGTACGACATCGCACCGATGGACGAGGACTCCATGGACCGCTGGGAGGGCGTGGGGCTCGACATATACCGGCGCATGCGGGTGCGCGTGGACACGCTGGAGGGCGAGGAACCCGCCTGGGTGTACGTGCTCAACGGGTACGAGGGCGGCTTCCCCTCGGCCCGCTATCTCGGCGAGCTGGCGGACGCGGCGGAGTCGGCCGGGGCCCCTCACGACTACGTGATGGAACTGCGCAAGCGCCCCTGCTGAGCGGGCTTCGTCGGAAACGACAAGACAACGATCCCATTCCCGTGAGGTCTGTCATCTACGCGCGTAGGACCGAACCGGCTACCCTCGATCGCGTGAACGCATCTGTTACTCCGGACAACATCCAGGGCGCCGCCGGATTCGATCCCCGGCTCGCCGCCGACGCCGCCGCCACGCGCCTGCGCGAGCTCACCGGCGCCGACACCCACGACGTCGCCCTCGTGATGGGCTCCGGCTGGGCACCGGCCGTGGACGCCCTCGGCACCCCCGAGGCCGAGTTCCCCGTCACCGAGCTGCCCGGTTTCCCGCCGCCGGCCGTCGAGGGCCACGGCGGAAAGATCCGCTCGTACAAGATCGGTGACAAGCGCACCCTCGTCTTCCTCGGGCGCACGCACTACTACGAGGGCCGCGGTGTCGCGTCCGTCGCGCACGGCGTCCGTACCGCCGTCGCCGCGGGCTGCAAGACCATCGTCCTGACCAACGGCTGCGGCGGTCTGCGCGAGGGCATGCGCCCCGGTCAGCCGGTCCTGATCAGCGACCACCTGAACCTGACGGCGACGTCGCCGATCGTCGGCGCGAACTTCGTCGACCTCACCGACCTGTACTCCCCGCGCCTGCGCGCCCTGTGCAAGGAGATCGACCCCTCCCTCGAGGAGGGCGTCTACGCGCAGTTCCCCGGCCCGCACTACGAGACCCCGGCCGAGATCCGCATGGCCCGCACGATCGGCGCGGACCTCGTCGGCATGTCGACGGTCCTCGAGGCCATCGCGGCCCGCGAGGCGGGCGCCGAGGTACTCGGCATCTCCCTCGTCACGAACCTGGCGGCGGGCATGACGGGCGAGCCCCTCAACCACGAAGAGGTGCTCCAGGCCGGCCGCGACTCCGCCACCCGCATGGGCGAGCTCCTGGGCAAGGTCCTGGGCCGCATCTGATCCCGTAGAGACACGCGAGAGGCTGGACGAACCGTGACCTTGCAGGACACCGAACTGCTCGCCAGGGCCGAGGCCTGGCGGGCCGAGGACCCCGACCCGGAGACCCGCGAGGAGCTGGCGAAGCTCATCGGGAGCGCCGACACCAAGGCGCTCGCCGAGCGCTTCGCCGGCACGCTCCAGTTCGGCACCGCGGGTCTGCGCGGTGAGCTCGGCGCGGGCCCCATGCGGATGAACCGCTCCGTGGTCATCCGCGCGGCGGCGGGCCTCGCCGCGTATCTCAAGGGCAAGGGCGAGGCGGGCGGGCTCGTCGTCGTCGGATACGACGCGCGCCACAAGTCGGCGGACTTCGCGCGGGACACGGCGGCCGTCATGACGGGCGCCGGCCTGCGCGCCGCGGTGCTGCCGCGCCCGCTGCCCACCCCGGTCCTCGCCTTCGCCATACGGCACCTGGGCGCGGTCGCGGGCGTGGAGGTCACGGCCAGCCACAACCCGCCCCGCGACAACGGCTACAAGGTCTACCTCGGCGACGGCTCCCAGATCGTGCCGCCCGCGGACGCCGAGATCGCGGCCGAGATCGCGGCGATCCGCACCCTCCACGACGTACCCCGCCCGGACTCCGGCTGGGAAACGCTCGACGAGGACGTCCTGGAGGCCTACCTGGCCCGCACGGACGCGGTCCTGGCCCCGGACTCCCCCCGCACGGCGCGCACGGTCTACACGGCCATGCACGGCGTCGGCAAGGACACCCTGCTCGCCGCGTTCGCACGAGCGGGCTTCCCCGAGCCCGTCCTCGTGGCCGAGCAGGCGGACCCGGACCCGGACTTCCCGACGGTGGCGTTCCCGAACCCGGAGGAACCGGGCGCGATGGACCTGTCCTTCGCGGCGGCCCGGACCGCGGACCCCGACCTGATCATCGCGAACGACCCGGACGCGGACCGCTGCGCAGTCGCCGTGAAGGACGGCGAAGACTGGCGGATGCTGCGAGGCGACGAGGTGGGCGCACTGCTGGCGGCCCACCTGGTGGCGCGCGGGGCGAGGGGCGTTTTCGCGGAGTCGATCGTGTCGTCCTCGCTCCTGGGCCGGATCGCCGAAAAGGCGGGCCTCCCCTACGAAGAGACCCTGACGGGCTTCAAGTGGATCGCCCGGGTGGACGGCCTGCGCTACGGCTACGAGGAGGCGCTCGGCTACTGCGTGGACCCCGAGGGCGTACGGGACAAGGACGGCATCACGGCGGCGCTGCTGGTCACCGAGCTGGCGTCGACACTCAAGGAACAGGGCCGCACCCTGCTGGACGCGCTGGACGACCTGGCGGTGGCGCACGGCCTGCACGCGACGGACCAGCTGTCGGTACGGGTGGACGACCTCGCGATCATCACCAAGGCGATGGCCGCGCTCCGCGAAGCACCGCCGGCCGAACTGGCAGGCCTGCGGGTGGCGCGGGCGGAGGACCTCACCCAGGGCACGGCCACACTCCCGCCGACGGACGGCCTGCGCTACACGCTGGACGGCGAGTACCGGGCCCGGGTCATCGTCCGCCCGAGCGGCACGGAGCCCAAGCTCAAGTGCTACCTGGAAGCGGTGATCCCGGTGGAAGCGCACTCAGACCTCGCGTCGGCCCGAGCAGAGGGCACACGGGTACTGGACGCGATCAAGCGGGACCTGTCGGCGGCGGCCGGAATCTGAAACAGGGCAGACAAAAGGCCGGGGTCGAGAGCGACCCCGGCCTTTCCCGTCCCTGAGCTCAACCGATCACAAGCAGAATGGCCATCAGAACCGCGCCCACGACCGCGGGCGCAATGATCTCGTAGGACCAGCGGACCGAAGGCTCGCCCTGCGCGGACGGCTTGTCGGCGCGGTCCCGGGCCAGCTCGCGGATCTCGTCCAGCGACTGATCGCCGGCGGCCTTGCGGGGCACGAAATCGGCGGCCCCGTCGAGGCCCCTGCCCTTACGTCCACCCGTGCGGCGATTGGCCTTCTTACGAGCGCGCATGGAGACGGGAATGGCCCAGAGCTGGTACTTGTCGCCGCCCTCGGTGAAGACCTCGCTGGAGTAGCTGGCACGCAGATCGGCGACGGACGCCCAGGGCAGGGTGATCACACGGAACGGATTACGGACGCGCAGCCGGTCCTCATTCGCGTACACCGCGGGCCGGATCGTGAAAGCCACGACGAGCGGCACGACGAGAAGCAGCCCTGCGACGGCCAGCCAGGCGGTGCGGGCGTCGCCGTTGACCAGGGCGTCGAAACCGAGCCAGGCCCCCATCACGAGCAGCAGGACGCCACCTGCGATACCGGCGGGAGAACGGTAGGCCCGCTCCGCCGCCACGGGTTCCGTGACGGAGGGCTGGGAGTCCGGGGTCTTCATACACCGATGATGCCTGAAGCCGGGAAGAACGTTGATTACGTCCTGAGAACAACCACAGAGCCCGGAACCCCCACCGCCGATCAGCAGCGCACAAGAAGCGCCCCCAGGACCGACAGCCCCCACCGAACGGACAGCCGCGCACAAAACGCGACCCGAGGACCGGCAGCCCCACCGCGCGGGGACAGCCGCATACGAGACGGGAGGGGACGCGGGGGCATGTGCGCGCGCAGCCACCAGCACCACGTACAGGCAATCAGCTCGCCGACGTGCACCCGTAGAACAGCGAGCACGTACATGCCCCCGCGTCCCCGCACCCGAAAACGAACCTGAGCAGGCACCGACCTGGCACCCGAGACGCACATCACCCGCACCCAGCCGCCCTCAAAGAAACGCACCCGAGCAGCCCACCAAGCAGACACCCAAAACCGCACCTCAGCAGTACCGACCGACCCCGGCACCCAAATCCGCACCCGAGCAGCCCGCCCCGCACCCCGCACCAAACCACCCCCACACACCCGCACCCGCACCCGCACCCGCACCCGCACCCAAGGGCACCGCCACCCGCCCCCGCGAGAGACCCACCACTCACCCCTCCCCCTGTACAGCAGCTACGCGCGTAGATATGCTCCCCTCGTGACCATGCCCACTGCACCCGCACCCGCATTCGCCGACGCGGTCGCCTCGGACCGTTCGCTGCGTCGCTTCCTTCACGGGCTGCCCGGCGTCGACACGGTCGGCCTGGAGGCTCGCGCCGCGTCCCTCGGCACGCGGTCGATCAAGACGACGGCCAAGGCGTACGCCATCGACCTGGCGATCTCGATGATCGACCTGACGACCCTCGAAGGCGCCGACACCGCCGGCAAGGTCCGCGCGCTCGGCGCGAAGGCCGTGCACCCGGACCCCACCGACCGTACGACTCCGCGCACAGCCGCCGTCTGCGTCTATCCGGACATGGTGGCGACGGCCAAGGAGGCCGTGGCCGGGAGCGACGTGAAGGTCGCCTCCGTGGCCACCGCCTTCCCGGCGGGCCGCGCCGCCCTGGAGGTGAAGCTCGGGGACGTCCGCGAGGCGGTCGCCGCCGGAGCCGACGAGATCGACATGGTCATCGACCGCGGAGCGTTCCTCGCGGGCCACTACCTCAAGGTGTACGAGGAGATCGTCGCCGTGAAGGAGGCCTCGGGCGCCGCGCGCCTCAAGGTCATCTTCGAGACGGGCGAGCTGTCGACGTACGACAACATCCGGCGTGCGAGCTGGCTGGGCATGATGGCCGGGGCGGACTTCATCAAGACGTCGACCGGCAAGGTCGGGGTGAACGCCACCCCGGCGAACACCCTGCTCATGCTGGAGGCGGTGCGTGACTTCCGCGCCCAGACGGGCGTACAGGTAGGTGTGAAGCCCGCCGGAGGCATCCGTACGACCAAGGACGCGATCAAGTTCCTCGTGCTGGTCAACGAGACCGCCGGCAGCGACTGGCTGGACAACCACTGGTTCCGCTTCGGCGCTTCGAGCCTGCTCAACGACCTGCTGATGCAGCGCCAGAAGCTGAGCACCGGCCGCTACTCCGGCCCCGACTACGTCACGGTGGACTGACCCATGACTTTTGAGTACGCACCCGCACCGGAGTCCCGCTCCGTCGTCGACATCGCGCCCAGCTACGGCCTGTTCATCGACGGCGAGTTCGTCGAGGCGGCCGACGGCAAGGTCTTCAAGACGGTCAGCCCGTCCACGGAGGAGGTCCTCTCCGAGATCGCCCAGGCGGGCGAGGCGGACGTGGACCGCGCGGTGAAGGCGGCCCGCAAGGCGTTCGAGAAGTGGTCGGCGCTGCCGGGCGCGGAGCGCGCGAAGTACCTGTTCCGGATCGCGCGGATCATCCAGGAGCGCAGCCGCGAGCTCGCGGTCCTGGAGACGCTGGACAACGGCAAGCCGATCAAGGAGACGCGCGACGCGGACCTCCCGCTGGTGGCGGCGCACTTCTTCTACTACGCGGGCTGGGCGGACAAGCTCGGCCACGCGGGCTTCGGCCCGGACCCGGCGCCGCTGGGCGTCGCGGGCCAGGTCATCCCGTGGAACTTCCCGCTGCTGATGCTGGCGTGGAAGATCGCCCCGGCGCTGGCGACGGGCAACACGGTCGTCCTGAAGCCGGCCGAGACGACCCCGCTGTCCGCGCTCTTCTTCGCGGACATCTGCCGCCAGGCGGGCCTGCCCAAGGGTGTGGTGAACATCCTCCCGGGCTACGGCGACGCGGGCGCGGCGCTCACGGCGCACCCCGACGTGAACAAGGTGGCGTTCACCGGCTCCACCGCGGTGGGCAAGGCGATCGCCCGCCAGGTGGCCGGCACCGACAAGAAGGTCACGCTCGAACTGGGCGGCAAGGGCGCGAACATCGTCTTCGACGACGCGCCCGTCGACCAGGCGGTCGAGGGCATCGTCACGGGCATCTTCTTCAACCAGGGCCAGGTCTGCTGCGCGGGCTCACGCCTCCTGGTCCAGGAGTCGGTGGCCGACGAGGTGCTGGACGCGCTGAAACGCCGCCTCACCACCCTCCGCCTGGGCGACCCGCTGGACAAGAACACCGACATCGGCGCGATCAACTCCGCGGAGCAGCTCGCGAGGATCAAGGCGCTCGCGGACACCGGCGAGGCCGAGGGCGCGGAGCGCTGGTCGGCGCCGTGCGAACTCCCGGACAGCGGCTACTGGTTCGCGCCGACGCTCTTCACGAACGTCACGCAGGCGCACACGATCGCGCGGGACGAGATCTTCGGCCCGGTGCTGTCCGTCCTCACGTTCCGCACTCCGGAGGAGGCGGTGGCGAAGGCGAACAACACGCAGTACGGGCTCTCGGCCGGCATCTGGACGGAGAAGGGCTCGCGCATCCTCTCGGTCGCGAACAAGCTCCGGGCGGGCGTCGTCTGGGCCAACACGTTCAACAAGTTCGACCCGACCTCGCCGTTCGGCGGCTACAAGGAGTCGGGTCACGGCCGCGAGGGCGGCCGCCACGGCCTGGAGGCATACCTCGATGTCTGAGCGACTCACAGTCCTGAAGACCTACAAGCTGTACGTGGGCGGGAAGTTCCCGCGTTCCGAGAGCGGCCGGGTGTACAAGGTGTCGGACTCGAAGGGCAAGTGGCTGGCGAACGCCCCGCTGTCGTCCCGCAAGGACGCGCGTGACGCCGTGGTGGCGGCGCGCAAGGCGTTCGGTGGCTGGGCGGGCGCGACGGCGTACAACCGCGGGCAGGTGCTCTACCGCGTGGCGGAGATGCTGGAGGGCCGCCGCGACCAGTTCGTGCGGGAGGTGGCGGACGCCGAGGGCCTGTCGAAGTCCAAGGCCGCGGCCGTCGTGGACGCGGCGATCGACAGGTGGGTCTGGTACGCGGGCTGGACGGACAAGATCGGCCAGGTCGTCGGCGGGGCGAACCCGGTCGCGGGCCCGTTCTTCAACCTGTCCACGCCCGAGCCGACCGGCGTGGTGGCCGTGCTGGCCCCGCAGAAGTCGTCGTTCCTGGGCCTTGTCTCGGTGATCGCCCCGGTGATCGCGACGGGCAACACGGCCGTGGTGATCGCGAGCGAGACGTCCCCGCTGCCCGCGCTGTCGCTCGGCGAGGTGCTCGCCACGTCCGACGTGCCGGGCGGTGTCGTGAACGTCCTGTCCGGCAGGACGGCGGAGATCGCCGCGCCGCTGGCCGCGCACCAGGACGTGAACGCGATCGACCTGACGGGCGCGGACGCAGATCTGGCCCGCGACCTGGAGATCGCTGCGGCGGACAACCTGAAGCGCGTGCGCCGTCCCCAGGCTGTGGACACGGACTGGACGACGGACCCCGGCACGGACCGGCTCACGTCGTTCCTCGAGACCAAGACGGTGTGGCACCCGACGGGTTCGCTCGGCGCCTCGGGCTCTTCGTACTAGGCCGGAAGCCGAAGCCGGACCCGGCCCGAAACCCGAAACCCCGGCCCTCCTCCGTCCAGGAGGGCCGGGGTTTCGTCATGCGGTCGAGGCCGAGGCCGAACTCCCAGGTGGGGTCGCCCTTGTGGGCGGCGCCCAGCCCGTGGTGCTGACAGTTCGGGTAACGGCCCGTACTCGTCAGGTAGTT encodes the following:
- a CDS encoding acetyl/propionyl/methylcrotonyl-CoA carboxylase subunit alpha, which gives rise to MRKVLIANRGEIAVRVARACRDAGIASVAVYAEPDRDASHVRAADEAFALGGDTPATSYLDMAKVLQAAKDSGADAIHPGYGFLSENAEFAQAVLDAGLIWIGPPPQAIRDLGDKVAARHIAQRAGAPLVAGTPDPVSGSEEVVAFAREHGLPIAIKAAFGGGGRGLKVARTLEEVPELYDSAVREAVAAFGRGECFVERYLDKPRHVETQCLADTHGNVVVVSTRDCSLQRRHQKLVEEAPAPFLTPAQNEQLYTASKAILKEAGYVGAGTVEFLVGLDGTISFLEVNTRLQVEHPVTEEVAGIDLVREMFRIADGEALGYDDPALRGHSFEFRINGEDPGRGFLPAPGTVTRFAPPTGPGVRLDAGVETGSVIGPAWDSLLAKLIVTGATREQALQRAARALAEFEVEGMATAIPFHRAVVVDPAFTSDPFTIHTRWIETEFVNEIKPFAATPDTDSDEEAGRETVVVEVGGKRLEVSLPVSLGMSLARTGLAAGAKPKRRAAKKSGPAASGDTLASPMQGTIVKVAVEEGQEVKEGDLVVVLEAMKMEQPLNAHRTGIIKGLNAAIGASITSGATICEIKD
- a CDS encoding DeoR/GlpR family DNA-binding transcription regulator; protein product: MFAAERRQLILEMVRANGAVSLRELARVVQTSEVTVRRDVRALEAEGLLDRRHGGAVLPGGFTRESGFPQKSHLATAEKTAIADLAAGLVEEGEAIVVGAGTTTQELARRLARVPGLTVVTNSLLVAQALAHANRVEVVMTGGTLRGSNYALVGSGAEQSLQGLRVSRAFLSGSGLTAERGLSTSNMLSASVDRALVQAAAEVVVLADHSKLGTDTMFQTVPTDVITRLVTDEPPAHDDRAVTELQALADQGVQIAIAGPSATGTGPAGGDPVPARQTRRDVPLPGQRRTQLPGGPQLRSASALDQAPPERAVRVADLRRR
- a CDS encoding NAD(P)H-quinone dehydrogenase; the protein is MEYVTRIVIIGGGPGGYEAALVAAQLGAEVTVVDCDGLGGASVLTDCVPSKTLIATAEVMTTFDSSYEELGIIVADDTPHIDSPARVVGVDLGKVNRRVKRLALAQSHDITASVTRAGARVMRGRGRLEGQQAADGSRKVVVRTADGTEETLTADAVLIATGGHPREVPDAQPDGERILNWTQVYDLDELPEELIVVGSGVTGAEFAGAYQALGSRVTLVSSRDRVLPGEDPDAAAVLEDVFRRRGMNVMARSRAQSAKRVGDRVEVTLSDGRVISGTHCLMAVGAIPNSSGMGLEEAGVKLRDSGHIWTDKVSRTTAPGVYAAGDVTGVFALASVAAMQGRIAVYHFLGDAVAPLNLKTVSSNVFTDPEIATVGYTQADVDAGKIDARGVKLPLLRNPRAKMQGIRDGFVKIFCRPGTGIVVGGVVVAPRASELIHPISIAVDNNLTVEQIANAFTVYPSLSGSIAEVARQLHTRKTADEA
- a CDS encoding gamma-glutamylcyclotransferase, translated to MSLYAAYAGNLDARLMTRRAPHSPMRATGWLSGWRLTFGGEHMGWEGALATLVEAPRSQVFVALYDIAPMDEDSMDRWEGVGLDIYRRMRVRVDTLEGEEPAWVYVLNGYEGGFPSARYLGELADAAESAGAPHDYVMELRKRPC
- a CDS encoding purine-nucleoside phosphorylase; translation: MNASVTPDNIQGAAGFDPRLAADAAATRLRELTGADTHDVALVMGSGWAPAVDALGTPEAEFPVTELPGFPPPAVEGHGGKIRSYKIGDKRTLVFLGRTHYYEGRGVASVAHGVRTAVAAGCKTIVLTNGCGGLREGMRPGQPVLISDHLNLTATSPIVGANFVDLTDLYSPRLRALCKEIDPSLEEGVYAQFPGPHYETPAEIRMARTIGADLVGMSTVLEAIAAREAGAEVLGISLVTNLAAGMTGEPLNHEEVLQAGRDSATRMGELLGKVLGRI
- a CDS encoding TetR/AcrR family transcriptional regulator gives rise to the protein MRADARRNYERLLAEARAAFAEHGTGASLEDVARRAGVGIGTLYRHFPNRHALMSAVFEDAVNDLLARSRALLADPQPCSALVAWLRDIITHAGEYRGLSRALMSASHDASSALSRCSTPMREAGQALLSRAQRAGAVRADVSIGDLLQLTNAIALAAEETPDDPELADRLLRLTLRGITAG
- a CDS encoding phospho-sugar mutase is translated as MQDTELLARAEAWRAEDPDPETREELAKLIGSADTKALAERFAGTLQFGTAGLRGELGAGPMRMNRSVVIRAAAGLAAYLKGKGEAGGLVVVGYDARHKSADFARDTAAVMTGAGLRAAVLPRPLPTPVLAFAIRHLGAVAGVEVTASHNPPRDNGYKVYLGDGSQIVPPADAEIAAEIAAIRTLHDVPRPDSGWETLDEDVLEAYLARTDAVLAPDSPRTARTVYTAMHGVGKDTLLAAFARAGFPEPVLVAEQADPDPDFPTVAFPNPEEPGAMDLSFAAARTADPDLIIANDPDADRCAVAVKDGEDWRMLRGDEVGALLAAHLVARGARGVFAESIVSSSLLGRIAEKAGLPYEETLTGFKWIARVDGLRYGYEEALGYCVDPEGVRDKDGITAALLVTELASTLKEQGRTLLDALDDLAVAHGLHATDQLSVRVDDLAIITKAMAALREAPPAELAGLRVARAEDLTQGTATLPPTDGLRYTLDGEYRARVIVRPSGTEPKLKCYLEAVIPVEAHSDLASARAEGTRVLDAIKRDLSAAAGI